The sequence below is a genomic window from Dyadobacter chenwenxiniae.
TTGATATCCAGATTCGACCCGCCCTTTCGCACCAGGTCGCGGATTGCATTGGCAACCTCGGGTATCATAAAAGCTTCCTCGGTCGCAATTTTTCTAACCCGCTTCGGCGCAGTCGGCGGCCTGACATTGTTTCGCTGGTCCTGCACAGTTAATGCTTGCGAAGGCCAGGCTGCGACACCTGCAAATGCAGATAGCTGGGTTAGTGCAGTCCGGCGGTTAACCGGAATGTCGTCATTTGTAATGTTATCGAGGCGGTTAAACTTGCGTGTACACATGGCCTGTGAGATTTGCTTGGTTGTGAAAATTGATTCAATGGCCAAACATATACACGCCCTGCATTAAGTCTTGGCGCAAACAGACCGCAGTTCAGCAAGGATCAACCATGGTCGAATTTTGTAGATAAAAGGCATTATTTTGCTAGCGCGTGAAGGCGGACGTACTCGGTTGGGGTTTGACCAAACTGGTCGCGGAAGCATTTTGTAAAATAATTCGGGTTTGTAAATCCCACCATGAATGCAATTTCGCTGACATTGCCATGCTGCTGACTTAGCAAACTGGCCGCCCGTTTCAACCGGAATGACCGGATCAGCTCATTGGCTGATTGTCCCAGCAATGCCGTTAACTTGCGGTGCAGGTGCGTCTGGCTCACGCCGATTTCCTGACAAAATGTGCGCACATCAAAGTCAGCATTGGACAAGTTTTTTTCAAGCGAAGCAAAAACGCTTTGCAGGAATTTCTCGTCTATTGACGTAACCGTTACCTCCGCCGGCTGCACGACAAGTTGCTTACTGAATTTTTCCCTCAATTTCTTTCTGCCCTCCAAAAGATTTTTAACCCGCATTACGAGCTCCTGACGGTCAAATGGTTTGGTTAAATACTCATCGGCCCCGGTTTCCAACCCAGCCAGTTTGCTTGCTGTGCCGGTTTTGGCAGTCAATAAAACGACAGGAATATGACTGGTACGCTCGTCCGTTTTCAGGCGGCGGCAAAGTTCAACCCCATTGATCCCGGGCATCATAATGTCGCTGATAATTAAATCAGGAAAATGCGTCACAGCCAAATTATATCCATCATTGCCATTATCGGTTGCCAGCGTGCGGTACATTGAAGCGAAGCAATCCACTAAATAATTACGTAGGTCGATGTTGTCTTCAATGATTAGCAGCTGCGCTTTTTGTCCTGCTAGTTCAGGTTTTGTTTCTTGTGTCGGTAAGAATGCAAAATCAGTCAATGTGTGAAGAGCTTTTTGACCAAATCCTTGTTCCTGGTCAGCCATGGAAAGTGGCAGAGTTAATGTAAAAGTGGCTCCCTGTCGCTCTGCGCTGTCCACGCTTATCGTACCTCCATGAAGTTCTACGAGTTCCTTCACCAGTGCCAAACCGATTCCCGTGCCGTCGTAGCTGCGGGTTATGGAGCTGTCAGCCTGGAAAAAGCGGTCAAAAAGATATGGTAACTGGTGGCTGGGAATGCCAATTCCTGTATCCTGAATAATGATGCGTAAACCGAGTGTTTTAATCTGCACATCTTCCAAAAAAGCAGAAAACTGCACCTGGCCCCCGGCTGGCGTAAACTTTGCTGCGTTGCTCAGCAGGTTCGACAGGATCCTGGTAAGTTTGTCCGGATCTGCATTCACCCAAACCGGCTGCATAGGAACTGTGAACCGATAGGTTATCTGTCGACTCTCAAACAAAGCGATAAATGATCCGGCCAGTTCTTTTAAAAAACTGTTTAGATCAATAGCCTGAGGGCTAAGCGCCAGTTTGCCCGCTTCCAATTTAGATAGGTCAAGAAGTTGGTTGATCATTTCAAGCAACTGCCCGGCCTGGCGGTCGATAAGTGCATAATCTGCTATGGGCTCGCCTGTTTTCTTTGATTGTAATTTGTCAATGGTTCCTTTAATCAATGCGAGAGGCGTCCGGAACTCGTGGGACAGATTGGCAAAAAAATGGGATTTAAGTGTATCGATTTCCTGCAACTTTTCGGCAGTAAGCCGTTCAAATCTCAATTCGCTGCTAAGTCGTTCCCTTTTGATCAGCTGCTGCCGGGCCAGCCAGATTAGAGCAAGAGCAAGCGCTGCGTAGAGCGCATAAGCCCAGCGCGTTTCCCACCAGGGCGGGCGAATGATCACTTGCAGCGAGGTGCCGGTCTGGTTCCAGACACCATCGTTGTTGGAAGCTTTAACACGGAATGTATAAGACCCTGGTCGCAGGTCCGTGTACCGGGCAAAGCGACGGTTACCTGTATAAATCCACTCCTTATCCAGCCCCACTAACTGAAATGCGTACTGGTTTTTTTCAGGTGCATCATAATTGAGGGACACAAATTCGAAGGAAAGGAAGTTTTCATTATATGGAAGCTCCAACCCACCCGCCGGAATCGGCCGCCTTTTTTCCTGGGACCGTCAGGCCTGTCAGGTGCACCGGTGGAATGATAGTGTTCTGCTTTATTTGCATGGCGTCAAAGCCAACCGCACCATTGATTGTGCCAAAAAGTAATTTCCCCTGCCTGCTGTGCACACTCCCCAGATTGCATTCATTGTCGGGGAAGCCCGTCACGCACATCAAAATTTCTGAATTTGCGCTGAGAAGGATTGAACCGGCTGATGCCATGACCTGTACCCAGCCAAAGGTTTCCCAGGCTGTCGGGAGCA
It includes:
- a CDS encoding ATP-binding protein, with the protein product MSLNYDAPEKNQYAFQLVGLDKEWIYTGNRRFARYTDLRPGSYTFRVKASNNDGVWNQTGTSLQVIIRPPWWETRWAYALYAALALALIWLARQQLIKRERLSSELRFERLTAEKLQEIDTLKSHFFANLSHEFRTPLALIKGTIDKLQSKKTGEPIADYALIDRQAGQLLEMINQLLDLSKLEAGKLALSPQAIDLNSFLKELAGSFIALFESRQITYRFTVPMQPVWVNADPDKLTRILSNLLSNAAKFTPAGGQVQFSAFLEDVQIKTLGLRIIIQDTGIGIPSHQLPYLFDRFFQADSSITRSYDGTGIGLALVKELVELHGGTISVDSAERQGATFTLTLPLSMADQEQGFGQKALHTLTDFAFLPTQETKPELAGQKAQLLIIEDNIDLRNYLVDCFASMYRTLATDNGNDGYNLAVTHFPDLIISDIMMPGINGVELCRRLKTDERTSHIPVVLLTAKTGTASKLAGLETGADEYLTKPFDRQELVMRVKNLLEGRKKLREKFSKQLVVQPAEVTVTSIDEKFLQSVFASLEKNLSNADFDVRTFCQEIGVSQTHLHRKLTALLGQSANELIRSFRLKRAASLLSQQHGNVSEIAFMVGFTNPNYFTKCFRDQFGQTPTEYVRLHALAK